From a region of the Actinomadura luzonensis genome:
- a CDS encoding S8 family peptidase has translation MRLRSLLARAAALATTTAVLGTAPALYAETYDTPGPPSATPGAGALNADSTDTTGPVISEALVREIQSKTRVRSIIQLRPGQSVKAVAGDIERASEGSRVLETAASPNFFVAEVDQMTLARLKKDGRVQSVYKDELSAPTPLAAWENPGGLEISTNLIGSNRANDAGWTGRGATVAVLDTGIDRDHPFFTGRLVDEACFSSSDAGDGTVSLCPNNQPSQTGAGAADAETAQCVVNQVNACSHGTHVAGIAAGRMVTGAPSNGVAPEAGILAIQVFSRMDNAMSCATRGATAPCFLSYTSDQKLALEYVARVARSRNVASVNMSLGGGGPFTQACDADPSASAVKPEFDTLVGLGVAPVVAAGNNGFANGVSAPACISTAVTVGASDNQDALATFTNRGPLLDLFAPGVAIRSSVPGGTYQEKSGTSMAAPHVAGTFALLKQEYPDFTVAQTLQRLQTTGRGLQYTADQTPTITPRVDAAAATGTAAA, from the coding sequence GTGAGGCTACGGTCCTTGCTCGCCCGCGCCGCCGCGCTGGCCACCACCACGGCCGTGCTCGGCACGGCGCCGGCCCTGTACGCCGAGACCTACGACACGCCCGGCCCGCCCTCGGCCACGCCGGGCGCGGGAGCGCTGAACGCCGACTCCACCGACACGACCGGCCCCGTGATCAGCGAGGCGCTGGTGCGGGAGATCCAGTCGAAGACCCGGGTGCGCTCCATCATCCAGCTCCGGCCGGGGCAGAGCGTCAAGGCCGTCGCCGGCGACATCGAACGGGCCTCCGAGGGCAGCCGCGTCCTGGAGACCGCCGCCTCGCCGAACTTCTTCGTCGCCGAGGTCGACCAGATGACGCTGGCCCGGCTGAAGAAGGACGGCCGCGTCCAGTCCGTCTACAAGGACGAGCTGAGCGCGCCGACCCCGCTCGCCGCCTGGGAGAACCCTGGGGGCCTGGAGATCAGCACCAACCTGATCGGCTCCAACCGGGCCAACGACGCCGGCTGGACCGGCAGGGGGGCCACGGTCGCCGTCCTGGACACCGGGATCGACCGCGACCATCCCTTCTTCACCGGCCGCCTGGTGGACGAGGCGTGCTTCTCCTCCTCCGACGCCGGCGACGGCACGGTCTCGCTCTGCCCGAACAACCAGCCGAGCCAGACCGGCGCGGGGGCCGCCGACGCCGAGACCGCGCAGTGCGTCGTCAACCAGGTCAACGCCTGCTCGCACGGCACCCACGTGGCCGGGATCGCGGCCGGGCGCATGGTCACCGGAGCGCCGTCGAACGGGGTGGCGCCCGAGGCCGGCATCCTGGCCATCCAGGTGTTCAGCCGCATGGACAACGCCATGTCCTGCGCCACCCGGGGCGCGACCGCGCCGTGCTTCCTCAGCTACACCTCCGACCAGAAGCTGGCGCTGGAGTACGTGGCGCGGGTGGCCCGCAGCCGCAACGTCGCCTCGGTCAACATGAGCCTGGGCGGCGGGGGGCCGTTCACGCAGGCGTGCGACGCCGACCCGAGCGCGTCGGCGGTCAAGCCCGAGTTCGACACGCTGGTGGGGCTCGGGGTGGCCCCGGTGGTGGCGGCCGGCAACAACGGCTTCGCCAACGGCGTCTCCGCGCCCGCCTGCATCTCGACGGCCGTCACCGTGGGGGCCAGCGACAACCAGGACGCGCTGGCCACCTTCACCAACCGGGGGCCGCTGCTGGACCTGTTCGCGCCGGGGGTGGCGATCCGGTCGTCGGTGCCCGGGGGGACGTACCAGGAGAAGAGCGGCACGTCCATGGCCGCGCCGCACGTGGCGGGCACGTTCGCGCTGCTCAAGCAGGAGTACCCGGACTTCACGGTCGCGCAGACCCTGCAGCGCCTCCAGACCACGGGCCGCGGCCTCCAGTACACCGCGGACCAGACCCCGACGATCACCCCCCGCGTCGACGCCGCCGCCGCCACGGGCACCGCCGCCGCCTGA
- a CDS encoding nucleoside/nucleotide kinase family protein: MTTPGLLVARVRDLLPADGGRVVLGIAGCPGAGKSTLAGWLAARLTAAGLPAVQVPMDGFHLADVELRRLGRLGRKGAIDTFDGHGYLALLRRLRADTGATVYAPSFDRDLEQPIAGAIPVPPAARVVVTEGNYLLIPRDPWRQVRSALTEVWYADLDDRLRLDRLTRRHVRHGKAPEQAARWVAEVDEPNAAAIRATRDTADLVLDVEALPLAPLP; this comes from the coding sequence ATGACCACCCCCGGCCTCCTGGTCGCGCGCGTCCGCGACCTCCTGCCCGCGGACGGCGGGCGGGTCGTGCTCGGCATCGCGGGCTGCCCGGGCGCGGGCAAGTCCACCCTGGCCGGCTGGCTCGCCGCCCGGCTCACCGCGGCCGGCCTGCCCGCCGTCCAGGTGCCGATGGACGGCTTCCACCTCGCCGACGTCGAGCTGCGCCGCCTCGGCAGGCTCGGCCGCAAGGGCGCCATCGACACCTTCGACGGCCACGGCTACCTCGCCCTGCTGCGCCGCCTCCGCGCCGACACCGGCGCCACCGTCTACGCCCCGTCCTTCGACCGCGACCTCGAACAGCCCATCGCCGGGGCCATCCCCGTGCCGCCGGCCGCCCGCGTGGTCGTCACCGAGGGCAACTACCTGCTCATCCCGCGCGACCCGTGGCGGCAGGTCCGCTCCGCCCTGACCGAGGTCTGGTACGCCGACCTCGACGACCGCCTCCGCCTCGACCGCCTCACCCGGCGGCACGTCCGCCACGGCAAGGCGCCGGAGCAGGCGGCGCGCTGGGTCGCCGAGGTCGACGAGCCGAACGCCGCCGCCATCCGCGCCACCCGCGACACCGCCGACCTCGTCCTCGACGTCGAAGCCCTCCCGCTCGCCCCGCTGCCCTGA
- the sppA gene encoding signal peptide peptidase SppA, which yields MDPGKAIFETVDRLRQRRTGPLVLELDLTEGVTEGPPADPLAAVLSMRKTRLADIVGGLRRARQDSRVKALVVKIGGQPLGLGMVQELRQAVIHFRASGKLTVAFAETFGEFGGGTVPYYLASAFERVCLQPSGDVGLTGVALEQRFVKGALAKLGVDYELGQRHEYKTAANTFTQDHMTEPHRESVGRIVESVTETMINGIADGRRLDPGKVRELIDRGPFTAAEAEEAGLVDRLAYRDEVYDEVKQAAGADAHLLYVSRYARAAAVRKLPHPMSDGIALVHGIGMIKTGRSGRSPLGGGGAMGSDTISAALRAARRDEHIKAVVFRVDSPGGSYVASDTVWREVTLTRKVKPVIVSMGDLAASGGYFVSMAADVIVAQPGTLTGSIGVYGGKAVFADLMQKIGINTEMVAEGANAGMFSTSRTFSPEQWERMNAWLDRIYDDFVGKVAQSRDLSRERTHELARGRVWTGADAHAQGLVDELGGLEDALTLARKRAGLSEDAPVRMYPRLNPLERLRGPESSEDKSAALARIRLDAWGPLARLSAELGLPAAGPLILPEWYTIR from the coding sequence ATGGACCCAGGCAAGGCGATCTTCGAAACCGTCGACAGGCTCCGCCAGCGGCGCACCGGCCCGCTGGTCCTTGAGCTGGATCTCACCGAGGGCGTCACGGAGGGGCCGCCGGCGGATCCGCTGGCCGCCGTGCTGTCCATGCGCAAGACGCGCCTCGCCGACATCGTCGGCGGGCTGCGGCGGGCCCGCCAGGACTCCCGGGTCAAGGCGCTCGTCGTCAAGATCGGCGGCCAGCCGCTCGGGCTGGGCATGGTGCAGGAGCTGCGCCAGGCCGTCATCCACTTCCGGGCCTCGGGCAAGCTGACCGTCGCCTTCGCCGAGACCTTCGGCGAGTTCGGCGGCGGCACCGTCCCCTACTACCTGGCCAGCGCCTTCGAGCGGGTCTGCCTGCAGCCGAGCGGCGACGTCGGGCTCACCGGCGTGGCACTGGAGCAGCGCTTCGTCAAGGGCGCGCTGGCGAAGCTGGGCGTGGACTACGAGCTCGGCCAGCGTCACGAGTACAAGACCGCGGCCAACACGTTCACCCAGGACCACATGACCGAGCCGCACCGCGAGTCGGTGGGCCGCATCGTGGAGTCGGTCACCGAGACGATGATCAACGGCATCGCGGACGGCCGCCGGCTGGACCCCGGCAAGGTGCGCGAACTGATCGACCGGGGCCCGTTCACCGCCGCCGAGGCCGAGGAGGCCGGGCTGGTGGACCGGCTGGCCTACCGCGACGAAGTGTACGACGAGGTCAAGCAGGCGGCGGGCGCGGACGCGCACCTGCTGTACGTGTCGAGGTACGCCCGCGCGGCGGCGGTCAGGAAGCTGCCGCACCCCATGTCCGACGGGATCGCGCTGGTCCACGGCATCGGCATGATCAAGACCGGTCGCAGCGGCCGGAGCCCGCTCGGCGGGGGCGGCGCCATGGGCTCCGACACGATCAGCGCTGCGCTGCGGGCCGCCCGCCGGGACGAGCACATCAAGGCCGTGGTGTTCCGGGTGGACAGCCCGGGCGGCTCGTACGTGGCCTCCGACACCGTGTGGCGCGAGGTGACGCTGACGCGCAAGGTCAAGCCGGTCATCGTGTCGATGGGCGACCTGGCGGCGTCCGGCGGCTACTTCGTGTCGATGGCCGCCGACGTGATCGTGGCCCAGCCGGGGACGCTGACCGGGTCGATCGGCGTGTACGGCGGCAAGGCCGTCTTCGCCGACCTGATGCAAAAAATCGGGATAAACACGGAAATGGTGGCCGAGGGCGCCAACGCCGGCATGTTCTCCACCTCCCGCACCTTCTCCCCCGAGCAGTGGGAGCGCATGAACGCCTGGCTCGACCGCATCTACGACGACTTCGTCGGCAAGGTGGCCCAGAGCCGGGACCTCAGCAGGGAGCGCACCCACGAGCTGGCCAGGGGCCGCGTCTGGACCGGCGCCGACGCGCACGCCCAAGGCCTCGTGGACGAGCTCGGCGGCCTGGAGGACGCCCTGACGCTGGCCAGGAAGCGGGCCGGGCTGAGCGAGGACGCGCCGGTGCGGATGTACCCGCGGCTCAACCCGCTGGAGCGGCTGCGCGGCCCGGAGTCCAGCGAGGACAAGTCGGCCGCCCTCGCCAGGATCCGGCTCGACGCCTGGGGGCCCCTGGCCCGCCTGTCGGCCGAGCTGGGCCTGCCCGCCGCGGGCCCGCTGATCCTGCCGGAGTGGTACACGATCCGCTGA